The Streptomyces armeniacus genomic interval GCGCTCAAGCTGCTCTCGCTGCCCCGCGTGGTGGGTGTGGACCCCGAGTCGGACACCGAGATCACCGCGCAGAACGGGCGCTACGGCCCGTATCTGAAGAAGGGGACGGACTCACGCTCGCTCGAGTCGGAGGAGCAGCTCTTCACCATCACGCTGGACGAGGCGCTGGCGATCTACGCCCAGCCGAAGCAGCGCGGGCGTGCCGCGGCGAAGCCGCCGCTGAAGGAGCTGGGCACGGACCCGGAGAGCGAGAAGCCGGTGGTCGTGAAGGACGGGCGGTTCGGCCCGTACGTCACGGACGGCGAGACGAACGCCACGCTGCGGCGGGATGACGACGTCGAGACGATCACCGCTGAGCGCGCCTTCGAGTTGCTGGCGGACAAGCGGGCCAAGGGGCCGGTGAAGAAGAAGACCGCGGCGAAGAAGACCACCGCGAAGAAGGCGCCCGCCAAGAAGGCGCCCGCCAAGAAGACCGCGGCCAAGAAGACGGCGGCGAAGAAGACCACGGCGAAGAAGGCGCCCGCCAAGAAGACCGCCGCCAAGAAGGCGCAGGCGGCGGAGTAGTTCCGGAGCCCGCGACGCGTTCCGCGCCACCCGCGCGGGGCGCGTCGCGGGCGTGTTTGCGGGCCCGCGGCGCCGCCCAATTGTTCGGGCGGCGCCGCACGTTGTCGGCCGCTCCCGATACGCTGGCAGAATGACGCGTGCAGAGCAGCCAACAGGCGTGGCCCCGGGAGGCCCCGCCGCAGACGACGCACTCGCCGCAGAGTCCCGCGAGCGTGCCGTGCGGGCACTCCTGCGTTACGCACCGCTGCGGCGGCTGTGGAGTGCCCAGTTCACCGGCGGAGTCGGCGACGTCCTCTCCGTCCTCGTGCTGCTGCTGCTCGCACTCCAGGCGGCCATCGTCGTGCCCCTGTCCGGCGGCCCGGAGGTCTTGGGCGGGGGTTACCGGGGCGTTGCCTTCGCGGTCGCGGCCGTCTTCGGCGTGCGGCTGCTGGCGACCGTCCTCTTCGGCGCGGTGCTGCTCGGACCCGTCTCCGCGCTGACCGCACCAGGCGGCGCCCTTGACCGGCGCTGGACCATGATCGGCGCCGACGCCTTCCGTTCGGCCACGCTGATCGTCGCGCCGCTGTGGATCGACTGGACACCGGACAACGCCTTCGCCGCGATCCTGGTCACCGTCTTCGTCACGGGTGTCGCCGAGCGCTTCTGGACCGTCGCCAAGGACAGCGCCGCCCCGGCGCTGCTCCCCGCGCCGCCCCCGGAGGGCGCCGCCGTACGCCCGCTCCCGGACCACCAGGACGCGCTGCGCCGGCTGTGGGCCCGTACGGGCTTCCTCGCCTTCCCGATCGCCGCCGCCGCGCTCGTCCTGGTGACCCTCATCGGGAACCTGCTGGGGTCCGGCATCGAGTGGTTCAGCGACCACCAGGCGGCCCTCGGCTCGTACGTGGCGGCCGGGCTGTTCGCGGGCTCGCTGTCCGTGCTGTATTTCCTCGAGCTGCCCGACACCGAGACGCCGCGCCCCCGTTCGCCGCTCGAAGGGCTGCGCCGGCCCAAGCGGGGCGACGCACCCGACAAGGGCCGCACCGGCGCCGTTCCGCTGCTCGTGCTCGCCTGCGCGGCGACGTCGGGGGCGATCGCGGCGGCCGTGGCGCTGGCAGCGTTCCAGGCGGCGGACCTCGGCGGCGGCCCGGTGACGTTCGGGCTGCTGGTCCTGGGGCTCACGGGCGGTACGGCAGCCGGCATCCGGCTCGCACCCCGTACGTTCCCGGCGCTCTCCCGGCGCCGCCTGCTCGCCGTCGCGATCGCCGTCACCGGCATCGCGCTGCTCGCCACCGGGCTCACGCCCGACACGGCGACGGTGGTGGGCCTGTCGTTCGTCACCGGGCTCACCGCCGGTGTCGCCGCGCACACCGGGCACACGCTGCTCGACCAGGAGGTCGAGGAATTCCGGCGGTCGCGTACGACCGAGCACCTGCACGCCGTCGTCCGTCTGTCGCTCGCGCTGTGCGCCCTCATCGCCCCCGTCCTGGCCGGGCTCATCGGGCCGCACCGGATGGAGAGCGGCGACTTCGTCTTCGAGCACGGCGGTGCCGCGTTCGCGCTGATGCTCGTCGGCGCGCTGCTGCTGCCCGTCGCGGCGCTCGTCCTCGGGCGTACGGACGACCGGCAGGGCGTGCCGCTCCGTACGGACCTGCGCGCGGCCCTGACCGGAACCGAAACGGAACAGGGGCCGGCGGCCAACGGCTTCTTCATCGCCGTCGAGGGCGGCGACGGGGCCGGGAAGTCCACCCAGGCGGAAGTCCTGGCGGAGTGGATCCGGAACAAGGGCCACGAGGTCGTCGTCACCCGGGAGCCGGGCGCGACGCCGATCGGCAAGCGGCTGCGTTCGATCCTGCTCGACGTCTCCTCGGCCGGCCTGTCCGACCGCGCGGAGGCCCTGCTCTACGCCGCCGACCGCGCCGAGCACATCGACTCGGTGGTGCGTCCCGCGCTGGAGCGCGGCGCCGTCGTCATCTCCGACCGGTACATCGACTCCTCCGTCGCGTACCAGGGCGCCGGGCGCGAGCTGTCGCCGACCGAGATCGCCCGGATCTCCCGCTGGGCCACGGACGGGCTCGTTCCG includes:
- the tmk gene encoding dTMP kinase encodes the protein MTRAEQPTGVAPGGPAADDALAAESRERAVRALLRYAPLRRLWSAQFTGGVGDVLSVLVLLLLALQAAIVVPLSGGPEVLGGGYRGVAFAVAAVFGVRLLATVLFGAVLLGPVSALTAPGGALDRRWTMIGADAFRSATLIVAPLWIDWTPDNAFAAILVTVFVTGVAERFWTVAKDSAAPALLPAPPPEGAAVRPLPDHQDALRRLWARTGFLAFPIAAAALVLVTLIGNLLGSGIEWFSDHQAALGSYVAAGLFAGSLSVLYFLELPDTETPRPRSPLEGLRRPKRGDAPDKGRTGAVPLLVLACAATSGAIAAAVALAAFQAADLGGGPVTFGLLVLGLTGGTAAGIRLAPRTFPALSRRRLLAVAIAVTGIALLATGLTPDTATVVGLSFVTGLTAGVAAHTGHTLLDQEVEEFRRSRTTEHLHAVVRLSLALCALIAPVLAGLIGPHRMESGDFVFEHGGAAFALMLVGALLLPVAALVLGRTDDRQGVPLRTDLRAALTGTETEQGPAANGFFIAVEGGDGAGKSTQAEVLAEWIRNKGHEVVVTREPGATPIGKRLRSILLDVSSAGLSDRAEALLYAADRAEHIDSVVRPALERGAVVISDRYIDSSVAYQGAGRELSPTEIARISRWATDGLVPHLTVLLDISPETARERFTEAPDRLESESAAFHQRVRAGFLTLAAADPARYLIVDAGQETESVTTVVRHRLDQMLPLSEAEIKAREDARKAAEEEARRRAEEEAARKAEEERLERERQAQIERLRAEEEERKRREQELERQREEARRAEEARQRAEEARRIAEEERKRREAEEQQRQEEQDRLRRLAEEQQRLRAEAEERRLEKQRKAEEALLRAEQARTSGGAGTAGGAATAGGAARKEGPRPADNESTEQLPVVGDGIQYGGTGPASGGPRGGKGPDLPDDASQTVQIPRVEPTEQGQAQAPAQAGPGDPDGEDTTQLPRISVPGTDEGAGVAPEEETTVMPPVRPDTPDARDEVTRTRELPQVTPEGPPRPRPDWAEETPLDDMPTLADELLGPHDEFADEARQDGAQQNGAGGDRKEGRRRRR